A window of the Sporosarcina sp. FSL K6-2383 genome harbors these coding sequences:
- a CDS encoding energy-coupling factor transporter transmembrane component T — MLEKMIFGRFIPGTSFVHKLDPRSKLSFVFLFIITVFLANNALTYGLLLGFTLLVIFSSRIRLYFLMNGLKPILFLIIFTFLMHIFFTKEGALLVDWGFVKIYEEGLRQAIFISIRFLVLVLMTSVLTLTTSPISITDGLEDLLGPFKRFKLPVHELALMMSISLRFIPTLMDETDKILKAQLARGSDISTGSIKQRIRAVIPLLVPLFVSAFKRAEDLAVAMEVRGYRGGEGRTRYRQLKWHWRDTLVMVLFAILVVVLVLARG; from the coding sequence ATGCTAGAAAAGATGATTTTCGGTCGCTTTATACCTGGGACATCGTTTGTGCATAAGCTGGATCCACGCTCGAAGCTCTCATTTGTTTTTTTATTCATCATTACGGTGTTTTTAGCAAATAATGCATTGACTTATGGACTATTACTTGGATTTACGTTACTTGTTATTTTCAGTTCACGTATCCGTTTATACTTTTTGATGAATGGCTTAAAGCCGATCTTATTCCTAATTATTTTTACGTTTTTGATGCATATCTTTTTCACAAAAGAGGGAGCATTGTTAGTGGATTGGGGGTTCGTTAAAATTTATGAGGAAGGATTAAGACAAGCTATTTTCATCTCGATTCGTTTCCTTGTACTTGTTTTAATGACGTCAGTGCTGACGTTGACGACATCACCTATTTCCATTACAGATGGACTAGAGGATTTACTTGGTCCCTTTAAACGTTTTAAATTGCCTGTTCATGAGTTAGCGCTGATGATGTCGATTTCCTTACGATTCATCCCAACGTTGATGGATGAGACAGATAAGATTTTGAAAGCGCAGTTGGCAAGGGGCTCGGATATTAGCACAGGGTCTATTAAGCAGCGTATTCGTGCGGTCATTCCACTTCTCGTCCCTTTATTCGTCAGCGCCTTTAAGCGTGCTGAGGATCTTGCAGTTGCGATGGAGGTTCGTGGCTATCGCGGGGGCGAGGGAAGAACGCGCTATCGGCAGTTGAAGTGGCATTGGCGCGATACGCTGGTTATGGTATTGTTTGCTATTCTTGTCGTAGTTCTTGTACTGGCAAGAGGGTAG
- a CDS encoding energy-coupling factor ABC transporter ATP-binding protein, giving the protein MDISLQQVGYLYGKDTPFEKRALQGVDATIRSGSYSAIIGHTGSGKSTLLMHLNGLLKPSEGVVQIGETTISAGTKAKGLKDVRRHVGIVFQFPEHQLFEETVEKDIMFGPMNFGVPEEEARKRAHELIALLGLPPEVAQKSPFDLSGGQMRRVAIAGVLAFRPSVLVLDEPTAGLDPRGRQEIMELFHRLHVEEQLTMILVTHSMGDAARYADNIIVMHDGSSVLSGTPQEVFGDEEKLKSFRLGLPRSVKFQRDIEKMIGRSLPTLALTEEQLAEAIVQATKEEGDQKC; this is encoded by the coding sequence ATGGACATCTCACTTCAGCAAGTAGGCTATTTATATGGAAAAGATACGCCATTTGAGAAGAGGGCATTGCAAGGTGTGGACGCCACAATCCGTTCCGGCTCTTATTCGGCAATCATTGGGCATACGGGTTCTGGAAAATCGACGTTGTTGATGCATTTGAACGGTTTATTGAAACCATCAGAAGGGGTTGTCCAAATTGGTGAGACAACTATTTCTGCGGGTACGAAGGCTAAGGGTTTGAAGGATGTCCGTAGACATGTAGGGATTGTCTTTCAATTTCCTGAGCATCAGCTGTTCGAAGAAACGGTTGAAAAAGATATTATGTTTGGACCAATGAATTTTGGTGTGCCTGAGGAAGAAGCGAGGAAGCGGGCGCATGAATTGATTGCGCTCCTTGGGTTACCGCCAGAGGTTGCGCAGAAGTCACCATTCGATCTATCCGGCGGGCAAATGCGACGGGTTGCCATTGCAGGTGTGTTAGCGTTTAGACCATCTGTATTGGTGTTGGACGAGCCGACAGCTGGACTTGATCCAAGAGGACGACAAGAAATTATGGAGCTGTTCCATCGTCTACATGTCGAAGAACAGCTAACGATGATTCTTGTAACGCATAGCATGGGGGATGCTGCACGTTATGCGGATAATATTATTGTCATGCATGATGGGAGCTCTGTGTTATCGGGAACACCTCAAGAAGTGTTCGGAGATGAAGAGAAACTAAAATCTTTCAGATTGGGCTTGCCGCGTTCTGTAAAGTTTCAGCGTGATATAGAGAAGATGATAGGCCGCTCCTTACCAACATTAGCCCTAACGGAAGAACAGCTTGCCGAGGCCATTGTCCAAGCGACGAAGGAAGAGGGTGACCAGAAATGCTAG
- a CDS encoding energy-coupling factor ABC transporter ATP-binding protein — MKEILSIDHVSFSYPTEDEEVKKAIDDVSFTVQDGEWIAIVGHNGSGKSTLAKLMIGLLFPDEGNVNVFVEKLTEENIWEIRSQMGIVFQNPDNQFVGSTVQDDVAFALENNGVPFEEMTIRVHDSLAQVKMSDFLNHEPHHLSGGQKQRVAIAGALALEPRLLIMDEATSMLDPQGRDEVIRIVEELKRKTGLTVISITHDLEEALLADRIIVMNKGKVLTVGTPEQIFARGDELEAIGLDLPFALKVSNLLRQFGLELDGEHMTEEELVNELWTSHFSK; from the coding sequence ATGAAGGAGATTCTGTCGATCGACCATGTGAGCTTTTCTTATCCAACTGAGGATGAGGAAGTGAAGAAGGCCATTGATGACGTGTCATTCACGGTGCAGGATGGTGAATGGATTGCGATTGTCGGTCATAATGGTTCTGGCAAGTCGACGCTTGCGAAATTGATGATTGGGCTGTTATTCCCAGATGAAGGGAATGTCAATGTATTTGTCGAAAAGCTGACGGAAGAGAATATCTGGGAAATTCGATCTCAAATGGGGATTGTTTTTCAAAATCCAGATAATCAGTTTGTTGGTTCAACAGTACAGGATGATGTGGCATTTGCATTGGAGAATAATGGAGTCCCTTTTGAAGAAATGACAATACGGGTCCATGACTCACTTGCGCAGGTGAAGATGAGCGATTTTCTCAATCATGAGCCGCACCATTTATCTGGCGGACAAAAACAACGCGTGGCGATTGCGGGTGCACTGGCGCTTGAACCACGTCTATTAATCATGGACGAGGCAACTTCTATGCTAGACCCCCAGGGACGTGACGAAGTCATTCGAATCGTTGAGGAGTTAAAACGCAAGACAGGATTGACCGTTATTTCAATTACGCATGACTTGGAAGAGGCGTTACTGGCAGATCGTATTATCGTTATGAATAAAGGAAAAGTATTAACAGTTGGTACACCTGAGCAAATTTTTGCTCGTGGGGATGAACTAGAAGCGATTGGATTGGATTTACCGTTTGCGTTAAAGGTATCTAATTTACTTCGACAGTTTGGATTAGAGCTTGATGGTGAACATATGACAGAAGAAGAGTTGGTGAATGAATTATGGACATCTCACTTCAGCAAGTAG
- the rplQ gene encoding 50S ribosomal protein L17, with protein MGYRKLGRTSSQRKAMLRDLATDLIVHERIQTTEARAKELRSVVEKMITLGKRGDLHARRQVAQFIRRELVSVTDEEGKETEIFAIQKLFDNVAPRYAERQGGYTRIMKMGPRRGDGAPVVVIELV; from the coding sequence ATGGGATACAGAAAACTTGGACGTACAAGTTCACAACGTAAAGCGATGCTTCGCGACCTAGCGACAGACCTTATCGTACATGAGCGTATTCAAACAACTGAAGCACGCGCGAAAGAATTGCGTTCTGTAGTTGAAAAAATGATTACACTTGGAAAACGTGGAGACTTGCACGCACGTCGTCAAGTTGCACAATTCATCCGTCGTGAACTGGTTTCAGTAACGGACGAAGAAGGCAAGGAGACAGAAATCTTTGCCATCCAAAAACTTTTTGATAATGTGGCTCCACGCTACGCTGAGCGTCAAGGTGGATACACACGTATTATGAAAATGGGACCTCGCCGTGGCGATGGTGCACCTGTTGTAGTAATCGAACTCGTTTAA